One Cryptomeria japonica chromosome 9, Sugi_1.0, whole genome shotgun sequence genomic window carries:
- the LOC131055619 gene encoding probable disease resistance protein At4g33300 → MTSPCIYHLLCCWCESSFTMAEGAALGFAIKVVYESGKYISRAFSSCDLKQLEETLNVLLPTIDEICELSLESLSEAGIPKIQELREKLRLVQNRKRTRNSWNEFGETDHINEVENDINKFVHNDPLPDMALNQIKLLNCSQDMKNSFSTQLETLCGEIKNLTLEQETGFNNLTFKIEEQYTDFAGQIFEISQQDQYLCCPPDLPSCLMGFDKYLTELKELVLEAGLDVVGVTGMGGAGKSTLAVSLCHHPEIKDKKRVIYINVSESPDLPGILKTMWKNIAGLGGPEPNFTNVEDAHNKLHSAIKSRRNEPILVVLDDIWGFSHLKKLLFKGSQFMTVVTTRNKHTIGSIPTWFNKGLYPLPSLQEEHALSLFCFYAFGIPTIPNTHNEELVKQVHAECKGLPLALQVIGSSLNGKHPSVWENANRLSTGEPSNEFQMEGLLNRLKTSIDLLKDNEKQCFLDLAAFPQGQVIPANALLDIWVYVRGMTWPNAVILLRDFAARHLLNFKRNPWIPDITGDSMNGYSFSQHDIMRNLALYLAKQENSIQCKRLYMPKKKSRFPSKWQTDRDLSSKAQIVSIHTGAMKDTQWPELEFPEAEALLLYFTASEYCIPTFLHTMKKLKVLMIHNDSAKRTKLTALAGFQVLSQLKSLRLERLIVPPLYEYCNVLKNLQKLYLSLCEGLGNMSGLGRDKMLNFPGLLEINVDYCSDLEELPAGICSSNSLKMLSITHCHGLAKLPDELGKLGSLKEIRLTESPGLKELPPSISSLRKLEYLDISSCMGLKADGRRGSELKKTLKTLAELASLKKVICDKDHGQLFKSSSRTGLQVEVVEEEFDLNWLDW, encoded by the exons ATGACATCTCCCTGCATTTATCATCTGCTCTGCTGTTGGTGTGAAAGCAGTTTCACAATGGCCGAGGGAGCTGCCTTGGGGTTTGCCATCAAAGTGGTCTATGAAAGCGGTAAATATATATCTAGAGCTTTCAGCAGTTGTGATCTTAAGCAACTTGAAGAAACTCTGAATGTTTTGTTGCCGACCATCGATGAGATATGCGAATTGAGTTTGGAATCGTTATCGGAGGCAGGGATACCCAAAATTCAAGAACTCCGCGAGAAGCTCCGACTGGTACAGAATCGCAAGAGAACTCGAAATTCCTGGAACGAATTTGGCGAGACAGATCACATTAATGAGGTGGAGAACGATATCAATAAATTCGTGCACAATGACCCTTTGCCCGACATGGCATTGAatcaaataaaattgttgaattgtTCCCAAGATATGAAGAATTCTTTCTCTACCCAGCTGGAAACTCTGTGTGGGGAAATAAAGAATTTAACCTTGGAACAAGAAACTGgtttcaacaatttaaccttcaaaaTTGAGGAACAATATACTGATTTTGCTGGGCAAATATTTGAGATTTCACAGCAGGATCAGTACCTCTGCTGCCCCCCAGATTTGCCGAGTTGCTTGATGGGATTCGATAAGTACTTAACGGAGCTGAAAGAGCTTGTCTTGGAGGCTGGATTGGATGTGGTTGGAGTTACAGGTATGGGCGGTGCTGGAAAATCTACACTTGCTGTTTCCCTTTGCCATCACCCTGAAATCAAAG ATAAGAAAAGAGTAATTTACATTAATGTCTCAGAAAGCCCAGATCTCCCAGGTATCCTAAAGACCATGTGGAAAAATATTGCTGGACTTGGTGGTCCAGAACCTAATTTTACAAACGTTGAGGATGCACATAACAAATTGCACTCGGCAATAAAGTCAAGAAGAAATGAACCAATTCTGGTGGTATTGGATGACATTTGGGGTTTTTCTCACCTGAAAAAACTGTTATTCAAAGGGAGTCAATTCATGACTGTGGTAACCACCAGAAATAAACACACCATTGGGTCAATCCCAACCTGGTTCAACAAAGGCCTTTATCCGCTGCCATCCTTGCAGGAGGAGCATGCTTTGTCACTTTTCTGCTTCTATGCCTTTGGTATTCCTACCATTCCAAATACACATAATGAAGAACTGGTCAAACAG GTCCATGCAGAGTGTAAGGGTTTGCCACTAGCTCTTCAAGTAATTGGTAGCTCTCTGAATGGTAAGCACCCCTCTGTTTGGGAAAATGCTAATAGGCTATCAACTGGAGAACCTTCCAATGAATTTCAGATGGAAGGCCTCCTAAATCGCTTGAAAACAAGCATAGATTTGCTGAAAGACAATGAAAAGCAGTGCTTCTTGGACCTTGCTGCATTCCCACAAGGACAAGTCATTCCTGCGAATGCATTGTTGGATATTTGGGTGTATGTTCGTGGAATGACCTGGCCCAATGCTGTTATCCTTTTACGAGATTTTGCAGCTCGCCATCTATTGAACTTCAAGAGGAATCCTTG GATCCCAGACATCACGGGTGACTCCATGAATGGATACTCCTTTTCCCAGCATGATATAATGAGAAATTTGGCGCTGTATTTGGCGAAGCAGGAGAATAGTATTCAGTGTAAGAGGCTATATATGCCTAAAAAGAAAAGTCGCTTTCCCTCAAAGTGGCAAACAGATAGAGATCTTTCATCTAAAGCTCAGATTGTTTCCATTCATACAG GGGCAATGAAGGACACACAATGGCCAGAATTGGAGTTTCCTGAGGCAGAAGCTTTGCTTTTATATTTCACTGCAAGTGAATATTGCATTCCAACATTTTTGCACACAATGAAGAAACTCAAGGTCCTGATGATCCATAATGACAGTGCAAAACGAACCAAGCTCACTGCACTGGCTGGTTTTCAAGTACTTTCTCAGCTTAAATCTCTGCGTCTTGAAAGGCTGATAGTTCCTCCTCTGTATGAGTACTGCAAtgttttgaagaatttgcagaagCTATACCTGAGTCTATGTGAGGGCCTAGGTAATATGAGTGGATTGGGTAGGGATAAAATGCTCAACTTTCCAGGGCTTTTGGAAATTAATGTGGACTACTGCAGCGATCTGGAGGAGTTGCCAGCAGGAATCTGTTCTTCCAATTCCCTTAAAATGTTGTCAATTACTCATTGCCATGGCCTTGCCAAGTTACCTGATGAGCTGGGCAAGCTTGGAtcactgaaggagataagattgacGGAATCTCCAGGCTTAAAAGAACTGCCTCCTTCCATCTCTAGTCTAAGAAAATTGGAATACCTTGACATCTCATCATGTATGGGTTTGAAGGCGGATGGGAGAAGAGGCTCTGAATTGAAGAAAACCCTTAAAACATTGGCCGAACTGGCATCCCTCAAAAAAGTGATTTGTGATAAAGACCATGGCCAACTGTTCAAAAGCAGCTCCAGAACTGGCCTTCAAGTTGAAGTTGTGGAAGAAGAATTCGATTTGAATTGGCTAGACTGGTAA